Proteins encoded together in one Prionailurus viverrinus isolate Anna chromosome B1, UM_Priviv_1.0, whole genome shotgun sequence window:
- the GPRIN3 gene encoding G protein-regulated inducer of neurite outgrowth 3, producing MGTVPDPLRSAKTSLITASGKEEDLGEVQPASPRSPPAVLCENTNGLSSTPAEPDLSPSAAAEVLMQAFEHETTQPDMSSPGVFNEVEKVSPPCSSDNTQLPGSSEPTAPAPCSAAGKDLIDEAFTMPANQHTHQATPSDQLNASPLSGPEDTLLKTQRTSDGEILEKPEKSHCPVGSTQSNSKDQVPCDFSSQKTIQGMLQTANTAAKVFSHPSSPVGQPKGARPGAICDSQTRSSDSPAKEGCSGNKHTSATTSDSQSVTTVTPQPPHLTSKVSTRPPDQVSRFKEASTMTNEAASEVTEAPDRARQDAGVQAVASVESRSVSTSPSILAAFLKETPIPERLEQEQLRVICNGSGSGSHTLELSDNIHSPQGPGPCPSIMPEVHIQAAAAVSTALQGECKLVSLPSEVLKISSITVASGNTQDLCKKDTGSAGMTPAREEPTSKQLSGVNSRSLKASPTDQISFSAGSQTETNHELRKVETKPSEFAVKTTDGHETNPDCQLSDSCSPANKADQLGSLDPTDKGDAREKQPASPQIVKQECRGTDILDARARAEAKTLLLNPKSQESGGTGSAASPTPSPVRKNQEGTLEENRQTKTATSLSLPSDSMGDSSPGSGKRTPSRLVKASPRRASRVSEFLKEQKLNVTAAAAQVGLTPGEKKKQLGADSKLQLKQSKRVRDVVWDEQGMTWEVYGASLDPESLGIAIQNHLQRQIREHEKLIKAQNSQTRRSISSDTSSNKKLKGRQHSVLQSMLQNFRRPNCCVRPAPSSVLD from the coding sequence ATGGGGACTGTACCTGACCCTTTGAGATCAGCTAAAACTTCCTTGATCACAGCTTCTGGAAAAGAAGAGGATCTAGGAGAAgtgcagcctgcctcccctcgGTCTCCACCAGCCGTCTTGTGTGAGAACACCAATGGCCTTTCCAGCACTCCTGCAGAGCCAGACCTCAGCCCCAGTGCAGCTGCTGAGGTCCTGATGCAGGCCTTTGAGCATGAGACCACCCAGCCAGACATGTCTTCTCCTGGTGTCTTCAATGAGGTGGAAAAAGTGTCTCCTCCATGCAGTTCTGACAATACCCAGCTGCCAGGAAGCAGTGAGCCCACAGCACCAGCCCCATGTTCTGCAGCAGGAAAGGATCTCATAGATGAAGCATTTACAATGCCAGCCAACCAACACACCCACCAGGCGACCCCAAGTGACCAGCTCAATGCCAGCCCCTTATCAGGACCTGAAGATACTCTGCTGAAAACACAGAGAACCTCGGATGGGGAGATTCTTGAAAAACCTGAAAAGTCACATTGCCCTGTGGGAAGCACCCAGAGCAACAGCAAAGACCAAGTGccctgtgatttttcttctcagaaaACAATCCAGGGAATGCTGCAGACTGCAAATACAGCAGCCAAGGTGTTCAGTCACCCCTCGTCTCCTGTAGGCCAACCCAAAGGGGCAAGGCCAGGAGCCATATGCGACTCCCAGACAAGGTCCTCTGACTCTCCCGCAAAAGAAGGATGTTCAGGGAACAAACACACTTCAGCCACCACCTCAGACAGCCAGTCCGTGACTACTGTGACACCTCAACCACCCCACCTCACTAGCAAAGTCTCCACACGTCCTCCAGATCAGGTGTCAAGGTTCAAAGAAGCAAGTACAATGACCAACGAAGCTGCAAGTGAGGTCACGGAAGCTCCCGACAGGGCTCGGCAAGATGCTGGGGTGCAGGCAGTGGCAAGTGTGGAGAGCAGATCGGTCTCCACCAGCCCCAGCATCCTCGCTGCATTCTTAAAGGAAACCCCAATTCCTGAGCGTTTGGAACAAGAGCAGCTGCGTGTCATTTGCAATGGCAGCGGCAGTGGGAGCCACACGCTGGAGCTATCTGACAACATCCACTCCCCCCAAGGGCCAGGTCCGTGCCCCAGCATCATGCCAGAAGTGCACATCCAGGCAGCTGCCGCTGTTTCCACAGCTCTCCaaggggaatgcaaattggtgagCTTACCGAGTGAGGTCCTTAAGATCTCATCCATCACCGTGGCATCCGGTAATACTCAGGATCTGTGTAAGAAAGATACAGGGTCTGCGGGAATGACCCCAGCAAGGGAAGAGCCCACCTCTAAACAGCTTTCAGGTGTGAATTCCAGGTCCCTGAAAGCCAGCCCCACTGACCAGATTTCTTTCAGCGCGGGAAGTCAAACCGAAACAAATCATGAATTGAGGAAAGTTGAAACCAAGCCATCTGAGTTTGCAGTGAAAACCACAGATGGTCACGAAACAAACCCAGACTGCCAACTCTCTGACTCTTGTAGTCCTGCCAACAAAGCCGACCAGCTCGGGAGCCTGGATCCCACTGACAAAGGAGATGCAAGAGAGAAGCAGCCGGCATCTCCTCAGATAGTAAAACAAGAATGTAGAGGCACCGATATCCTTGATGCCAGGGCCAGGGCAGAGGCCAAAACCCTGCTGCTCAATCCTAAATCTCAAGAAAGTGGAGGCACTGGGTCAGCTGCTAGTCCTACGCCCTCCCCAGTGAGAAAGAACCAGGAGGGTACCCTGGAGGAAAATAGACAGACCAAGACAGCCACCAGCCTGAGTCTCCCATCCGATTCCATGGGTGACTCCAGTCCAGGTTCTGGCAAGAGGACCCCTTCTCGCCTGGTCAAAGCCAGTCCACGGCGGGCCAGCCGAGTCAGCGAGTTCCTCAAGGAGCAAAAGTTAAATGTGACCGCGGCTGCCGCCCAGGTGGGACTCAccccaggagagaagaaaaagcagcTGGGCGCCGACTCCAAGCTGCAGTTGAAACAGTCCAAGCGTGTCAGGGACGTCGTGTGGGATGAGCAGGGCATGACCTGGGAAGTGTATGGTGCCTCCCTGGACCCAGAGTCCCTGGGTATCGCAATCCAGAACCATCTACAAAGACAAATCAGGGAACATGAGAAATTAATCAAAGCTCAAAACAGCCAGACCCGGAGATCCATTTCCTCAGATACTTCTTCAAATAAAAAGCTCAAAGGAAGGCAGCACAGTGTTTTACAGTCCATGCTGCAGAACTTTCGACGCCCCAACTGCTGTGTTCGTCCTGCCCCTTCTTCTGTGCTAGACTGA